AATTAAGGGCTAGCCTtagttaaactttttttttttttttttaatttgtttatgtGTTACTTTAAAACATTAAGATTTGATGATTTACCTGAGCGTGGGCATTGGTTGTGTGGCTTTAAATGGGCATttgcatatacatacatatacaaattaACTGGGTCATtacgtgtttttattttatttagattaaCTGGACGTCCTGTCCAGTTGTCCTGTGACAGTGTCATggattcatatttattttatttgactttgaaTGTGTCCAGGCAACAGAGCTTATCACTGAAGTTGCACAATCTGTTACGTTGGGCAAATGTTTTGATATATTGATGTTTGTGTCCAGATGCAGTGCCCCTCTTCCTGCGACTGCTACACTCCCCCCACCAAAACGTTTGTGAACAGGCTGTATGGGCTTTAGGAAACATTATAGGTAAGTATAGACAGAtagaagtttgtgtgtgtttgtgtgtgtgtgtgtgtgagtgtgtgtgtgtgtgtgtgtgtgtgtgtgtgtgtgtgtgtgtgtgcgtgtgtgtgttgatggtgtggAAGCAGCTCTTCAGAGTTATGTTGACCTCTGCCCTTTGCTTGCCCAGGTGATGGTCCACAGTGCAGGGATTATGTCATCTCCCTGGGTGTGGTCAAGCCCCTGCTTTCATTCATCAACCCATCAATCCCCATTACCTTCCTCCGCAATGTTACCTGGGTCATTGTTAACCTCTGCCGCAACAAGGATCCACCACCACCAATGGAGACTGTGCaggaggtgggtgggtgtgcgtgtgtgcaggcTTTCATGTGCCAGACAGATGGATGTTGCTTTGCAGTTGACTGTCGCTGCAGGTTGAGTCACAGAGAGTGTTTCAGTAGCCAAATCAGCATCAACACCCAGTGGAGTTTGTAACTATAAAGCTCTTCTGGCGCCATTTGAAGACCATTTGATGTCTGGTTTTGACAGCTattcatttgtgattttttttttctttcttttgtcttttcactgCACCCTGTTTTTGCCTTCATCTGATCCATCTATTCCTCTGCCTACATCCAACCCACTCACAACCTACTTTTCTTTCCCCACAGATTTTGCCCGCCCTCTGTGTGCTAATATATCACACCGATATAAATGTAAGTATAAGAGTGAAGAGTGATTATCAGTCATTTACTGTTTACTGATTCCAacagttttcagagaaaaatcccaaatcctttctttgttttgccaACTTGCCATAGATCTTAActgcatacatttttttgtgttttgtgtgtctttgtttagaTCCTAGTAGACACAGTGTGGGCTCTGTCCTATCTGACGGACGGTGGCAACGAGCAGATCCAGATGGTCATTGATTCTGGAGTTGTTCCATTTCTTGTGCCTCTCCTCAGCCATCAGGAGGTGAAAGTTCAGGTGAGGCTCTGTTTTATAGGGCCAATTCACTAGTTTTTGCCCGTCTGTAGAGAGATgaccattttcattttcatcatccatGAATTAATAAGATTTTCATTCCTTCTCTTTGTCCTAAAAACTACAGACGGCAGCGCTGAGGGCAGTGGGAAATATTGTAACAGGGACAGATGAGCAGACACAGGTTGTGCTCAACTGTGATGTCCTCTCACATTTCCCCAACCTGCTCACACACCCTAAAGAAAAGATCAACAAGGTATCTTTTAATTGCTATGGACCCTCTTGTAAGTCTAAAATAAGGTTTGAATAGAATATCATAgccacaatttatttatttttgattttgtatGTCTGGTGGTTTTTTATGGCCTAGTATGGAAACAGGAATAAGGTTTCTGCTGAAATCATTCTTAATGAAGGTTTCACTTTAGCCTTTATTGTTACAAACATGTTCAATGGATTTCCATGTTAAGGTGATACAGCCAGATACGATATGTGGAACGATGTGTAAGAGACTTATGAGTTGGAGCCAGCACCAGAGTCTTGGCCAAACCCAAAAATGACGAATGTCACTGAAcaagtatttgtgtgtggaaGCTTTAGTGCTGGTTTTAAATTTGTGATGGCTCTGTTTGCAGGAAGCAGTCTGGTTCCTGTCCAACATTACAGCTGGgaaccagcagcaggtccaAGCTGTGATCGATGCTGGCCTGATTCCTATGATCATTCACCAACTGGCTAAGGTTTGTTCACAGTGGAAGAGCAGAAAAGAAATTCTTTAAGCTTTATATCCTATACTCTTTCTATTCAGTTTTCTCAACAGATGGTACCAGACTCGATGCACAATGCTGGCATTGATTTTATGTCAGTTGCATCGACACATTCCACATTTTGTAGCCGGTGAAGCAACACAActtttgataaatgaaaaacacacttaaTGCAAACGTAGCCTAGATTTTCTGTGAACCTTGGCATCGTGCTTTTGTAGAAAAGACCCGCTATGTGTACATCTTAGTGACAGCCTGTCTCTCTACAGGGTGACTTTGGCACTCAGAAGGAGGCAGCATGGGCCATCAGCAACCTCACCATCAGTGGGAGGAAAGACCAGGTGAGCTGGGCTTTGGGACCATTGATGTAGAAATGTGGtgcatgtgtttaaaaatgtttgctgatattttttattcaacataaatatctttatttaaaCTGCAGAAATCACGCTTAATATGTGAGTCAGTCATTTAATATTCTATCATTTCGATAGAAAATGTTTACCCCACAATTTCAGTTTATGTAGGTCATTGTGAGTGAATTATAAGGACATGTTCCACACTTGTAACCATGTACCTATGTTGTAATCAAGTATGgatgtggtgtgtatgtgtgggtttgtgtaGGTGGAGTTTCTGGTGGAGCAGAATGTCATCCCTCCATTCTGTAGCCTGCTGTCAGTGAAGGACTCCCAGGTGGTGCAGGTAGTCCTGGATGGCCTCAAGAATATCCTCATCATGGCAGGAGATGAAGCCAGCACCATTGCTGAGATCATTGAGGAGTGTGGAGGTCTGTTTCTTGCATTACTCCTCAGTCTGATCTCTTTATTTGTCTGAATTATCTTATAATTTTAAAcggttgtgttttttgttgggGAAGTTGTTGCATTTTCTCAATCAGGGACTAGCATTGtaagatttttttatatataattttttttcaatatttggCGAATAAGTGCATGTTTTTCTCAGTCATTAAAAAGACAAGGAGAAATGTTAcgtttgtcattgttttgtgttttttttttttttttttttcttttttacaggtTTGGAGAAGATAGAAAATCTGCAGCAGCACGAGAATGAGGATATCTACAAACTAGCCTTTGAGATTATTGATCAGTACTTTTCAGGAGATGATGTGAGTTTACCACCAGTGATTTTACACCTTAagattttcatctgtttttcctgtGCAGTCATCAAATTATCATGCATGTCTTTTTCAGATTGATGAAGATCCCAGCTTGATCCCTGAAACCACTCAAGGAGGAACCTTTAATTTTGATCCAGCTTCCAACATGCAAACAAAGGAGTTTAATTTCTGAAAGCCAGGATGTTTGGTTCAACCAGCTGCACGGGTACTCTGTAATCACCCCAGACAttcatccatctctcctccAACCTGGCAACCTGGTACCGAAGGATTTACTTAGCATCACTTCAACATGGAAACTCACCACTGAAGGATTTACCCACCTCTGCACTGCggggtgttttttctttttaaatggtCATCCTTCACAGAACACGGCAACCCTTCATAGGAGTCCTGGTCACTCAACAGGCACCATCACCATCTGGCAACCTGCATCAGGAGGATTGTCAGTATTCTCTGCCAGTGCTTCTAAAtatcacacaaaaataaaaaccagaagGAAGAAAAAGCCTTCGTGGCCAAATGTCAAgtcctcacaaagacaaaaacacaagcacatttccagacatacacacacacacacatatacactcttTTTGACACCTAGAATTTGTGTGCATACTTCTGTTAGAAGCCATCATATCACTTATGGGGAAGAAatactgctgtttgtttgtggtttatttttgtgctttccCTCCCCTGGATTGTCCTCTGGTGTTACTTCACCCTCATGCACGCACACTGACATTCATgtacacacatcaacacacttAGTCACACTGATACCTGATGGCCGGGCACCCAAATAACCCCCTCTCACCCAGTTTAAAGAGTTAATCCCAGAGCTAAGCCATGATTAACCACGGACCCCCACTGCCCTCCCAGGAGATTCCTGGGGCAGGTGGAGGGGTGACAGGGCTCTAAGGCAAAAAGAGGACTCCGTGGCAAACTGACTGATGGGACTTCTGACTCAATGACGtcactttttttaatgtgaccTCTGTTGAATTATCAAACTTAATGTTTGTTtaagaaaatcatcaaaaatgtgaagaaaatgccataatatttttttttttccaattcatACAACTGTAAGACCTGCTAATTGCCTGCTTCTGATTCAGCAGAGCgacaacatttttgttttttccggATGTGAATACCTGTCACAGGAGGAAGCAACTTTAGGTGAAGGCGCAGAGACTTAAGAGAAAAGGAACATGTCAGCTGTAGCATTTAtccccctgcccccccccacaGGACATCCATTTGTGCAACATGAGCTTGGTCACGCCTGTGATCCAGTGAACTGTTTGCTCAGGACTCCCCTGTAATGTGAAACTCAGAAAGGGGGTTTAacaaaaaactaagaaaaatcAAACTTAAATCAACCCAAATTGCTTATCTGACTTTAAGcttattttaattcttttaaacCTTCAATCAAATATTTTAGGTTCATGTTTCAGCTTCCTCTGGTTGAGTCTGTGGAGCTTCcatatgtctgtttttgttttttccttctcttcagTCTTATGCACACGTCTGAGAGGCATATTGATGTCTGCCTGCAGAAAGGGACCTATACTCACTGAAGACTACGCTTGTATAAGGAGTACAGGTCCTGAACTTTACTATACTTAACTACTTTCAATGAAGAGGTCACATGTCATCACTCAATTTGAATAATTGTAGAAAAATGTGATGTGTATCTCTCCTTGCCGTCtaatgaatatatgaatatatttacataaagcCTGTacaaagctgctgcagctgacagTCATTGGATGGACGATAACCTTACTGTCAAAGATGGCtggggaggttttttttttttctttttttcttttcttttttttttttctttttgaagcaATATTTcgttgtttcattgtttttatttttgacttgcATATGTATTGTGATGACATGCTGATAAATTGGAACaggctgtgtttttcttctcttcgtAGTGGTGACGGGCTGTTTAAAATGTACCGTCCCATGTCCCAGTTGGTGTGTTGGTTCGGGTTCGAGTTGTCAAAAGTCTTGAGCCCGACCCTAGCCCTGGTCTCGAAGACTTTATGATCCTCTGGATGGCTGCTAACTACTGAGAGGGGGTCATAgcaggggggggaggggggtcacACTGGGGTTTTAAATATTGGGTGGGGTTGTTATGAGCAGCCCAGGCTTGTTTTTGGGACTAGCTGTTTATTACTGAACAAAACTATAGAGAGGGTGTACAGTCATGAACTAGCAGACTAGACCGAGCCACTTTAAAGATTTACAATTTCGTTGCCTTGTATCTGAATTTGATACAAGCTTATGTTTGTTGCAAGATTTTTACTTGCTAATGAAaagttgttttaaataaaataataggaGAAAAGCAACAGACAGCGTTTTGGCCTCTGATtgtttatatctttttataAATTTTAGATTGAATTCTTCTCTTTAAGGTGGCTCATTGATGCTTTCAACTCTTGTGCATATTAAAGACAAGAATGAGTTGAAAATCATTgtgccttttgtttttcatttcaactaAAACTAGGTTTTATTGAATAGAAAAGATTCTTTGAGCGACTGGAGAATTTTGAAATGGGAGATGTGGCTGCAGTAATATTATGTGGCCTCCCTGTTGTTGGAGTTTGCCATGGGAATGGTCaatgctgctctctgctgttgaGAGTAACTGCTCCCCTCCAATCTTACCCACTGAACATTGTAACACACCATTTCTCCCACTcaccacccccccctccctccccaccatATTGCCATATTTCAGTCAGGGGATTTTGATatcatctcctctcatctcGCCCTCAGGACATGATCTGTGTTTCTGATCCTAACCAAAATAAACTTGCTGTTTAGCCGCTGGATCCTCCATGCCTGCAAGTGTTGtgattcacacatacagtagctgttGGTTAAATTTAAGTtgcatgaatgtgaatgtgactAGCTTTTAACAAAGAGATTCcaagtgtgtgagagacaaacccatttttattttttttttttggtttttttcatgctgttgaATTTGTTATCAAGATCTGCACCACTTCTTCTCTGTGGGTTGGTCATATCTTGTCAAACAGAGTTTTTAAGTTCTCTTACTCCTCATGGTTTTTCTGTGATGTGCTCTTTACATTACAGGTGAGATCTGTcagcaacaaaaacaggatGGGAGTCATGGGGTCATGATGGTGCTGgattcctctcctcctccaggtgatGTTTGTAAATTCACCTCATCCCAAAGAAACATCTGACTCGTGTAGAGCAGTGGGGACCTCAGTCTGGTTTCTGGCCCACACATTTTCACTGCTGAAAATGAGGTTACACTGAGCACTTGGAACCGCTCATTGTGTattcaacatgttttgttttgtaagtgGCATAGTTTCTGTCTGCTGAATCCATGCACGTGCCTTGGTGAACACACTGACTTGAGGGTAATGATTAACCTCAGGCCTGCAGACTCTGAATTTGGGTTTTGGATGGTGTGTTTATCCAGAAAGTGCATAGTAAGATAACAGGTCTGTAAGTGGAACATCTACGCTGCTCGACCTAGATCCAGATTCCACAGGCCCCAGGTTTACTGTGAGGCAGTTACTTTGGTAATTTCATTGCAATTTTTGGGTACAGTATATGCGCAGACACAGAAAGATGTAAATTGAAATGGTAAGGGCCTTGAAGCAGCTCTGGCTATTTACCTAATCAAAAGGTCCTGTCTTGTATAACTACATCAGCATCCTATTTTAATGTATGCATAATAACCAGAAACCGACACAGCAAAACCTGAGGCAGGAGAGTTTTCCATCAGAGAAATGATCTGAGCTGAGATCCTGAGTTCACGTTTGACCTCGGAgaaacagcagttgacaaaacaatcgCACCACaatagctgttctggagctttctatCATGTTACACAATCTTCCTCTGCAGATGGAGGTGCCCAAGAAGATTGTctttgatagttttttttttttttatcagttaacTTCTCACAAAGtgaggtaaaaagaaaaaagatttccTTTAAAATGGCTCCAGTTCTTCTTGGTACACTTGCACATAGTTTTTGGCAGCTAGGTTGTTCCGAGCATCTTGGAGAAACTTGCCTCAGTTCTTCTGAGGGTTTAGTCTTTCTCGTTGTCTCCTGTCTCTTCATGcaatcccagactgactccatgatatTGGGATCAGAGCTCTGTGGGTGccagaccatctgctgcaggactccttgttcttcttgttgctGAAAATAGATCTTTATTactggctgtatgtttggggtcattgtcatGCTGCAGACTGAATTTTGGACACCTCCATCTTTTTCGGACACGTCCACCTCCATCTCCTGTGGAAGACCATGAGCTGTGATAGAATAATTTACCAGGGGGTTCCCCAGCAGGTTAATAATTTCATCAGACACAGAAACCCACATGTACAACTGAAAAGATAAATGTATCATTTAGCTCTTAAGAGATAATGTTTGATTTAAGAGAAAATTAGTTGGCAATGCATTTCATAACTgactaaagatttttttttttttttttttaagcaaaatgcCCAAAATTCACCAGTTTTCTATTATAGgaaatgcaacatttttgaatttttaacagTTGGTTAGAAGAATATGTTAATTTCTGCTTCAGGTAATTTTATGTACAGaacaataaatcatttattaagGAAAGTAATTATTAGCTGCAGCCTTACAGTACTTCTCTGATGGGATAATCCTGCTTAGCCCAAAGTATTCTGTgttatatgtatacatatataccAAAATCATGCAAGCCTTAAACCTACGGGCACCGGGGTTTTGGGGGCCCCTGAGCAGGTGCCTGTCTTACCCGGTTGGTAATCACAGATCGTAGTACTGACTATTAAATCGATCTTTATGTGGAAAAATAGGTGAAACCACACTTTACTAGCACGGCCAGGATTCAGCCCATCCGGTCTGAACTCCGTCTGCAACCGATTATTTTGGTCTATGATGATGTCACGTGACATTACTTTTCCTCCCCATTTCCGCAAATAAACGCGAGCGCAGGAGAGTGTGGCGGCTCCAGTCGAAAGTGAAAACAGACGGCCGCCACCGACTCGTGTGTCATGGTGAAACCGTCAGCCGCAGCCGATAACGACGACAGTCACGGGCCTATCTAACAGGTGGGTTGAACTCTTGTGTTTCTTCATTGTTTGTAATTGTCACCGGCTGCTTTCTTCTGGCTAATTTGCTAACCGTAGccaggtggaaaaaaaacaaaactagtCAGCTCAGATTAGAGAGACTTTCCAAGCGGATCAGTCTAGCACCAGCTCCGCTCACTTTGCTGTGTTGTGTCAGCTGGATAGTTTGCTGAATAATGCGTTTGTGACAATGGCCAACGTTAGCCAGCCAGCTAACTGTTGTCATTTAACAGTGAAGTGCTCCATGTCTGCTCGGTGTTTCATCTGACTCAttacacagagggagggggTAAGAGTTACTGTTGGTTTAGGACACTCCAACCTCCCAGACATGGCTAATTAGACTTCATGTAATTGGTGAAATAATgtaagaaattattaaaactcattacattattatgtCATTTCATAAGTAATCTTCATAATAGCATAGTTTTATAGcggttcatttttatttcataatggaATTTTCCCCAATACTACTTCAATTTCATGccatttttgttatttcataaaGTCACTCTTCGTGACAGTGGTGCTGTCATGGTCCTCTGATGAATTTTAACTTATTTACATGCAGTTGTGTAGTTTAATCAGTAACTATATATCATATTCAATTACCTAAATTCAGATACTGCAGTATATAGTATGCATTAAACTGAACTGTAATATAgggtgtaaaggtgtgtgtggtgttgtcaAAGCCTCTGCACCATCTATGGAGCAGCTCCAGGATTTGTTTCATCACCACTGCCTGTGTCTCTCCTGTCCAGCTTAAGACAAGGCTGATTCAAATTCACAAACTACTACTAAGTTATGCAGAGCTACAAAAGTAAGACATGATATAATCTTttaagatggattttttttccttgaaagaCCAGATAGGGTTCATTAGAAGTAGGAGAGTCCTGACTGCTTCACTGCTTAGACATTGTCTGAAGAATAGTTCAAAACATTGTACTATCATTTTAAAGAAACCGAAATATATGTTCTTGAAGTGTGTATCCTCTAACTGGGTTAGGACATCTCTAGAGTTCTCTTAAATAATTTTGGAGCTGACACCAATTCCTAACTCTGAATGTTTATCCATAGGCACATATATTAATTATAaggctgaaaaaataaattgtattacttaaaaaaattataaagaattttaaagcacataaaaaccaaaatcTATCTGAGTGGCTTTATACACACTGGCCCTGATCTCTTGGGACTAATGTTTCACCACATGACCCAACTTCCCTTTAATCTTCTCAGGGA
This genomic interval from Seriola aureovittata isolate HTS-2021-v1 ecotype China chromosome 11, ASM2101889v1, whole genome shotgun sequence contains the following:
- the kpna3 gene encoding importin subunit alpha-4; translation: MAENAGLENHRIKSFKNKGRDVETMRRHRNEVTVELRKNKRDEHLLKKRNVPLEESLEDSDVDSDFKGQNVTLDAILQNATSDNAVIQLSAVQAARKLLSSDRNPPIDDLIKSGILPILVKCLERDDNPSLQFEAAWALTNIASGTSAQTQAVVKSNAVPLFLRLLHSPHQNVCEQAVWALGNIIGDGPQCRDYVISLGVVKPLLSFINPSIPITFLRNVTWVIVNLCRNKDPPPPMETVQEILPALCVLIYHTDINILVDTVWALSYLTDGGNEQIQMVIDSGVVPFLVPLLSHQEVKVQTAALRAVGNIVTGTDEQTQVVLNCDVLSHFPNLLTHPKEKINKEAVWFLSNITAGNQQQVQAVIDAGLIPMIIHQLAKGDFGTQKEAAWAISNLTISGRKDQVEFLVEQNVIPPFCSLLSVKDSQVVQVVLDGLKNILIMAGDEASTIAEIIEECGGLEKIENLQQHENEDIYKLAFEIIDQYFSGDDIDEDPSLIPETTQGGTFNFDPASNMQTKEFNF